GTGGCTGATCGCGGTGGTCGCGGGCTACGGCGGTGCCTTCGTGCTGGTCGCCAAGGTGCTCGCGGCCGGGATGCCGGTCGGGGTCGCCTACGGCATCTGGGCCGCCTCCGGGGTCGCGCTCACCGCGGTCGCCGGTGCCGCGATCTTCGGCGACGACCTGACCTGGCCGATCACCGCCGGGATCGCGCTGGTGATCGGCGGGGTGCTGCTGGTGGAGATCGGGTCGCAGCGGGCTTGCAGGGGCCGGGCATGACCTGGTTGCTGCTCGCCTGCGCGATTGTGCTGGAGGTCGTGGCCACCCTCTCGATGAAGGCCTCGCACGGTTTCACCAGGAAGGCCTGGATCGTGCCGGTTGCGTTGGGCTACCTCGGAGCCTTCACCCTGCTGGGTGCGGTACTGGCGCGCGGGATGCCGGTCGGGGTCGCCTACGGCGTATGGGCGGCCTCCGGGGTCGCACTGACCGCCCTGCTCGGCCGCCTGATCTTCCGGGAGCCACTCAGTTTGCTGATGGCCGCCGGTGTCGTGCTGATCGCGGGCGGGGTGCTGGTGATCGAACTCGGTGCGCAGGCCGTGGCCTGAGATAGGACCCATTCCTGGGGTATCACTCAGCGGGACGTAGTGGTTTCACCGGCGCGTTTGTACTTTTCTACCGCACCGGCCGCGACCCCGAAGCCGGCAGATGCGGAGGATCCGTCATGGAAAAGCAGCGAAGATCCATCGTGCCGGTTGTCGTCAAGGCGACGGCGCCGGTATTCCTGGCGGCCGGGCTCGCGCTCGTCCCGGTCGGCACGGCCAGCGCGCAGCAGCCGAACTGCAACGGTATGCCCGCGACGCAGGTTGGTACCGCCGGGGCCGACGTGCTGTTCGGCACCGCAGGGCAGGACGTGTTCGTCACCCTGGCCGGAAACGACATCGTCTTCGGCCTCTCGGGCAACGACATCGTCAACGGCAACGCGGGCAACGACACGCTGAACGGCGGTGCCGGTATCGACAACCTCGACGGCGGCGCAGGCAACGACATCGTCAATGGCAACGCGGGCAACGACACCTTGACCGACCCGGCCGGAGTGGACGCAGGCAATGGCGGCGCGGGCGGGGCCGACCGGTGCGACTCCCGGTTCGAGGCGATCGCCAACTGCGAGATCATTTTCTGACCGGGTTGCGGAGATCGCGGAGTCAGGCCTTCTTTCGGGTGGCAGAACGAGTGGCCGGTCCCGCCGTGGCCGGCCACTCCCGTCCGGCTGCCGACCGCCGCTACAGCACCGCCACCCTGCGCAGGGCCACCGCCGCGGCCAGCGTGTCCGGTACCACCCAGCACGCCTCCACCATGCCGTCCCGGACCGCGAGGGACACGGCGAAGTCCAGCACGAACCGCGCATTGGTCGCGCGGACCCGGCAGCGCGCGCTGCCGATCACCATGGCGTCCTCGTCGTCGACGATCAGCCTGCGCACGGTCAGCGTGTCCAGCCCGAACACCTCGTGGAACCCGAGGACGAAGGCCTCCAGTTCGCGCCGGGTGCGGGTGCCGTTGCCGAGCGAAAGATGGGCCGGAACCGGGCCGCGCCATTCCAGGCGTGGCGCGAACAACCTGGCGACTCCCGCGGCATCGGCCGCGCCGAACCTGCCAAGTAGTGACTGCACGAGTTTGAGCGTGGAAGAAGCCACCACCGGCCAGACACCCTTCTCCGCGGTCGCCGTCCCCCAGCCTACCGGAAACCGACACTAATAGTGTGGTGCCGTTGGTTCCTTTCGGGGAAAGGGGCGGCACTAATCCGGTCGCCCGATCAGAGCAATAAACCGGGAGTACGGCCTGATCTACTACTCGCGTTTCACCTGTTCGCGTTCAAAATTGAAACTTTTCGCCACACTTGCCGGAATAGGGTGTACTGCCGTCGATCGCGTGCCATAGTCGGCGATGCCGTGAACGTCGACATCGCAGGGGGTTGCTGATCATGGAAGGTAGCGGAGTGGGCGAGCAGGTGGCGGCGGATCCGCGCCGCCCGTTCCTGGATCGTCTCGACCGCAGGTCCAGCGAGCAGCTCCGCGGCCTGGGCACCCCGCAGCGGTTCTACCGGGGGGATGTGCTGATGCGGCAAGGCGAGCCCGGCGAGTTCGTGATGCTGCTGACCGAGGGGCGGGTGAAGATCACCGGGCAGGGCCGGGAGGGCTCGACGGTCATCCTGGACTTCGGTATCCGGGGCGACCTGTACGGCGAGATCGCGGTCGTGGCCGGTGGTACCCGGCTCGCCGATGTGGTGGCGATGGGCCCGGTCGAGGTCAGGCGGATCGCGGCCGTGGAGTTCCACCATTTTCTCGATCAGTTCCCGAGCGCGACCAAGGAACTGTTGGTCAGCATCGCGCGGAGATTCCTGGTGGCGCAGGCGCAGCGCAAGGTGCCGAGGAAGACGAGCCCGCTCAGCCGGGTGGCGGAACGGCTCTCCTACCTGGTGGACATCTGCGGGGTGGCGACCCAGCAGGGCTGGCTGATCGATATCCCGTTGAGCCAGAGCGAGCTCGCGCAGTTCGTCCCGCTCGGCCGGACCGTGGTGGCGGAGGCGCTGGAAAGCCTGCGCACCCTCGAGGTGATCACCAGCTCCCGGATGACCATCGTGGTCACCGACCGGAGCAAGCTGGATACACTACACCGGCAGCAGGTGTGACGTAGAGCACACCGGACGGGGGAGATTACTCGCCGATATGTTCAGTGGCGAACAGAACTCTCGCCGGCTACTCGACAGACTTCTCCCTGCGGACTGATCGAGTACTGTGCCGGTACAGGGGAGGGCTTCATGTTTCCGCTGACCTCCAGTCGATATAACGCTCGGTCCCACGCCGTTCTGGCCGTCGACATCGTCGGCTCCTCGCAGGC
The sequence above is drawn from the Amycolatopsis aidingensis genome and encodes:
- a CDS encoding DMT family transporter; amino-acid sequence: MNKWFLLGSAILLEVVATLALRAMDGFSHPWWLIAVVAGYGGAFVLVAKVLAAGMPVGVAYGIWAASGVALTAVAGAAIFGDDLTWPITAGIALVIGGVLLVEIGSQRACRGRA
- a CDS encoding calcium-binding protein, translated to MEKQRRSIVPVVVKATAPVFLAAGLALVPVGTASAQQPNCNGMPATQVGTAGADVLFGTAGQDVFVTLAGNDIVFGLSGNDIVNGNAGNDTLNGGAGIDNLDGGAGNDIVNGNAGNDTLTDPAGVDAGNGGAGGADRCDSRFEAIANCEIIF
- a CDS encoding DMT family transporter; this translates as MTWLLLACAIVLEVVATLSMKASHGFTRKAWIVPVALGYLGAFTLLGAVLARGMPVGVAYGVWAASGVALTALLGRLIFREPLSLLMAAGVVLIAGGVLVIELGAQAVA
- a CDS encoding Crp/Fnr family transcriptional regulator: MGEQVAADPRRPFLDRLDRRSSEQLRGLGTPQRFYRGDVLMRQGEPGEFVMLLTEGRVKITGQGREGSTVILDFGIRGDLYGEIAVVAGGTRLADVVAMGPVEVRRIAAVEFHHFLDQFPSATKELLVSIARRFLVAQAQRKVPRKTSPLSRVAERLSYLVDICGVATQQGWLIDIPLSQSELAQFVPLGRTVVAEALESLRTLEVITSSRMTIVVTDRSKLDTLHRQQV
- a CDS encoding nuclear transport factor 2 family protein codes for the protein MQSLLGRFGAADAAGVARLFAPRLEWRGPVPAHLSLGNGTRTRRELEAFVLGFHEVFGLDTLTVRRLIVDDEDAMVIGSARCRVRATNARFVLDFAVSLAVRDGMVEACWVVPDTLAAAVALRRVAVL